Below is a genomic region from Brassica oleracea var. oleracea cultivar TO1000 chromosome C9, BOL, whole genome shotgun sequence.
ACAAACATCAAGTTAACATGCAATCTGACAATAACAACTATTGGACCTTAAGTTAACATGCAACCTATGCGGAGTTCGTAGATCGACAATAACAAGGACATCCTCTATATCTCATAACGGAAAAAAAAAATTAAACTCATAACAGAGGAGGAACACATACCGTTTAGATTGGAAACGACGGAGAAGTTTGGATGAGAGAATAGATCGGTTTCGAGTGAGCGAACGGAGAGGTTTCGCCGTCGAGAGAGAAATCACCGGACAAGCTGTCGAGAAGTTTCGCCGTCGCCGTCGAGAGAGAATCAGATGAAGGAGAAAACTGATTTGGAGACCGCTACGCGACTTTGCCCTACACGACTTCCGCACCCAATCGCATGCTGCCAGGTGGAAGTAAGGACCATGTCGAAAACACCTTAATTAAGGTCTGTGTTGCTCTAATTTCCGTCTTTTTGATTTAAATTTCGGCCCAATTTACCTAAGAACTCAGTTAAGACCCGGCGATAATGTTGCTCTAACAGAGGGCAAAGAGTCAAACTTTTAGAGATGACAAAGGAATGACTCCTTTTAAAGCAACCATCATGTTCGATGCCAGAGCATATATTATATGATAATAGAGTAATCATTGTGACGTAATGTGATCAGGTGTTCACGTCCGTTTTCTTCTCTTCTTCTTCTTCCTTGTTTGTTTCTCTCTCTTCCTTTGCAGGGCTTTCTCCTTCTCCTTTTTCTTTGGTCTTTTCTTCAGTTTTTTTATCAACAGCCGAGAGATTCTCAAGTAAACCAGCAGCTTCGTCCCCATCTTGCTATCTTTTTTTTTTTTTTTTTTTTTATAATTCTGGTATATGGGCAGCCACCTTCCCAACTATCCCTCCGAAAGGGGTCCAGCGCCCCAACGGAAGAGATGTTAAATCCGTTGTGACCAAGGCTCGAACCCGGGTGGCGGGCAGTACAGCTGTACCTCCTTTACCACTAAGCTACTAGCACTTGGTTACCATCTTGCTATCTTTGCCCTACTTGCTGGCTTTCAGCTATTTCAGTGAACTTCTCCATAAACGTTTTGCAATCTGTTGATGCAATAATTTCCATTTGAGTATTTAAAATCCAACGAAATAATGCAGACATCACAATACCTAAACTCATATATTTTTAACCATCACAGCTAAGAAAGAGCACCAGCATGCATCTTACAGTTCAAGTCAAACATAAATACGATTATAGTAGTAGCCTAACATCTGAGACGTACTACAGAACTAGGTTACCTGTGCATTAAGTGATGAGACCTACAACCTCAGATACCAACCAACCAAGTCTTGGACAATGACCTCATGTTATCTCATAAGGCTGACCAAAACGATACGTCTCCTTGAAGCTATAACATGAGGTAACATTCCAAGTACTACCACTACAAAAGCACTTGTGTTTTCATTTAAGAAACTTCCGGATCACACAAGTCACAGCTACAGAATAGTGACTTCAATCTTCGTTAACCGCATTTGATCATAGAATAGGATGGTGATAGCTGGTTCATTCAAAACCTAAATTAAAAAAAAGAAAAACTGAAGATTCTACAAATATACTTTTACTCTCAATAGACGCAAATCTAATGCAGAAGAGTTCATCCTTCAACTCGCCGTGGAAAAATCGGTAGCGTGCCATAAACACGACTTTTCATTCCCACTATGCAGAAGAGTTCATCCTTCAACTCATCCCACACGAAACTGCACAGAGAACACACTTCGTATACAATAATAATACATAAGCTTTAGCTCAAACAATCAGATCAGAGGTTAAGTGGAGATAGCGAAACTCACTGAGGTGATTGGCGCAGATCAAGGACGGCGTCTTCGTCTTCCTCGCCGGTTGTGACCGCAACTTCCTCGAGCCTGACGATCGGAGCTACTTGAGCTCCGGTGTCCTCAGCTTCGTGGACTTCCGCATCTTCTTCGCGGTGCTCGTGCTCTGGCTCAGTGCTCGCCATTTTCTCTATGGAACTGTCAAAAAGTGGTGTGTGACTAGACTACTGTACTGTGTGCGCTCTGCAACTTGCTCACTCGACTTGGGAGAGACGAAGAATCCGAACCAGAAAAATCTTAGTCTCAATCAATTTGGCCCATTAACGGCCCATTAAATAAACAGCGTTTTACTAATGTTGAATACAAGTGTCAACGCTACTCAAATGTGCTCTAGAAGGAGACATGGACTGAATTAAAGAGGAGTTACAACCAATGAATAATCAATGAGTGTGTTGCATTAGTGGAGTAAAAAAATATGATAATACACACTCTACGTATGTGGATGAAGCCCGACGTGAGGTCATGCATCTAAAAGATCTCACGTTAAAAACTAAAGTAATTAATATTGTTTATACCTTCAATAAATAAAATATATAAATTAGCCAAAAATAAAAACAAATTTAAGTTTTATTTGATTAGATAAGTGATTAAATTAATAATAATAAGAATTATCCAAAATCTAAAAAAAATAAAAACAATTCCTATATATATATTGTGTTTTATCCAAAAAATATATTTTAATAAAAGGGTTAAAATAGAAAAGATAAAATTAATAATGTATTATTGTAGTTTTTTTATTAGTAACTAGATTTTGATCCGCGCTTTTAAAGAACGAAAGCGTTATCTTAATAAAGAATTTTTTTCTTTAGTGTACATATTTTATGTATTTTTATTTATGTATAACTTATATTTAATTAATATAAATGATTTGTTTACTTGCTAATTTTTATTATATAATTATATGAGAATCAAAATAGATTAACCCGTTTAATTAACCCGTTTTGCATTAATTTTAATAGTACTGAATTGGAATTGGTATATTTAGATATGCAAACTGAAATATAAAATTAATTAGTGTTTTAAAACTGCACCGGTCGGTTCCGACCGGGACTCAGACAGCTATCTGGATTAGTTCACTGACAAAATCAAATCTAAAGAACTTGTAAACACATATAAAGTCGTCGAACCGGTTCGACTCGTTAAACTGCAAAACCAATTTTGAATTTTTTTAAGGATCTCTCGCAACCAGTGTTTTGAAACCCGACCTGGATCCGCGGTTGAACCGGTAAACCCGACAATCCAGAAAAAAATCCGGTTTGGATTTTGCGAAAAACTCATTATTTAGAAACCCACAAAAACCCAGTAAAACCCAGAACTCGATACCGGTTGAACCACTGGTTGTACCAATAAATAATTTTTACTTTTTAAAAATTTTTAATTATGTTTTTAGATTATGTTTTATATTCTAAATTTCTAATTAAGAAGTTATATACTGAAAAAAAAAGTTAGGTTTTTCCTTTTCACTTTTATATTTGTGATTTTTAGATTTTAATGAAGATTTCACTATGTCACTTGAAGAAAATAAAGTGAACGATGGTAGAGAGAACCAAAACTAGTTGATGTGATTTGGTGTTTATTTATTTTTGTTATTGATAATTTATTATAATAATTTTTTACTTTTGGTTTATTTTGTATTTGAAATTTAATTTATTATTCACATTAAACATTTAAATATTATAAATTTTATGTCTTGATTTTTTTAGATGTCATAACTCTTACCTTGTTAGACAAAATTATAAATAGTCTAAACTATTTTTTGATATTTTGTATATCAAATGAAAATAAAAATATAGAAATTAAAGCTAAGTATTTTCTGAATGTTATTAAACATAAAAATATACATATCCAAACTATTATTTTATGTTTATAAAAACATTTAGAAAATATTAAAATTTGTTTCTATATTTTTATTTACATAGCTGATATATTATTATATAATAAAATTAATTCATTTATTAACCCGCGGTTCGCCCGCGGTTGACCCAGTGACCCAGCGACCCGGTAAGTCGTCCGGTTCAGTGTCCAGGTCGGGTTTAAAAACATTGCTCGCAACCAATGTTTTTAAACCCAACCCGAACACTGAACCGGACTATTTACCGGATCGCTGGGTCGAACGCGGGTGAACCACAGGTTAATAAATAAATTAATTTTATTATATAAAAATATAAAAACTAAATTTTAATATTTTCTAACACATAAAATAATAGTTTGAATATGTATATATTTTATGTTTAAAAACATTTAGAAAATACTTACCTTAAGTTTTTATATTTTTTATTTTTATTTGATATACAAAATATCAAAAAATAGTTTAGACTATTTAAAATTTCATGTAACAAGATAAGAGTTATGACATCTAAAAAAATCAAGACATAAAGTTTATAAATATTTAAATGTCTAATGTGAATAATAAATTAAATTACAAATCCAAAATAAACCAAAAGTAAAAGATCATTGTAATAAATTGTCAATAACGGAAATAAACTAACACCAATCACATCAACTAATTTTAGTTATTTATAACTTCGTTGACTTCATTTTCTTCGGATGGCATAGTGAAATTTTCACTAAAATCTAAAAATCACAAATATAAAACTGAAAAGGGAAAACGTAACTTTTTTTTTTGTCAGCACCTAACTTCTTAACTGGAAACTTAGAATATAAAACATAATTAAAAACTAAAGAAAGTAAAAGTTATTTATTGGTTCAACATGTATCGGGTTCCGGGTTTTAGTGGTTTTCTATGGGTTTTTGTGGGTTTCTAAATATTGGGTTTTTAACAAAATTTAAACCGGATTTTTTCTGGGTCACCGGGTTTATCGGTTCAACTGCGGGTTCAGGTCAGGTTTCAAAACACTGCTCACAACTATTTTTTGGCTTTTTTGTTTTATTCTTTACATACACTATCATTTGTATTGATCTTTTTATGAGTTTGCTTACTTTTATATATAAGATATTATAATGATTAACATTTAATAATATTTTACAGAAACTTAGAAATTTAAGATTAGGAAAGGGTGACATGCTCCGGTTTTGGAGAAGATAATGTTGAAAAAAATTGGTTTTCAAGGGTATTAAACATGGTTTTTCCTAAATAGTAAATCCCCTATACATTATTTGTGAAACATTACAACTTTTTTTTGTAGCCACATGTCATTACTAGGATGATTCTTAGAATTATTAGAGAAATAGGTTGGTCCATCTAATTATATAATAAGCTTTTTATTAAACTAACCATAAATTCATTATTAATGTCATTTATTATTTTCTTAAATAAAGATTACGGAATTACGTAATGTGGGTAAAGTATATATGACAATTAATGATTTTGAATAATAAAGATCTGATAAAAAATGTATCTTCTATCAAATTTGTTTAATTTAAAACTATTAAAATAATTTAAAAAAAAACACAATAACCATATTATAAAAATTTAGATTTTTCTGTGTATTTTATATTTTGAATTTTAAAAAATGACTATAAATTACTAAAACTGTTAAAAGTCTCACATTCAAATTTTGCGATCCATGGTTTAAAATTTTTGTTATGACAAAATACAAATGATTACAAAATCATATAANNNNNNNNNNNNNNNNNNNNNNNNNNNNNNNNNNNNNNNNNNNNNNNNNNNNNNNNNNNNNNNNNNNNNNNNNNNNNNNNNNNNNNNNNNNNNNNNNNNNNNNNNNNNNNNNNNNNNNNNNNNNNNNNNNNNNNNNNNNNNNNNNNNNNNNNNNNNNNNNNNNNNNNNNNNNNNNAATTTTTTTTAAAAAAATGTTTGGATTAATAAAATTGATTTATACGTTCGCACCAATTTAATTATATATGTAATAGTTACTGACTTTTAATTATTCAATATATATTTATTATTTCATAATATGTAAGAACATATAATACATAAAATAATTTATATATATAATGTTTATTCCGCGTAAAGCGCAGATCTTAATCTAGTAATTATATGATATACTAAGGTGCATTGCCATATATGAATGTGTATCCAAATTTCACGACTCATGATCTGTGATATATAATCTATACATATAGGATTTATTGTTCTAAACATCCTTTGTATATTAATCATGGAGCATTACAACTTTTAAGTGTAGCCACGTGTCATCACTACGATGATTCTCAGAATCCTTAAAAAAATAGGTTGGTCCATTTAAATATGAATTATATTTTTTATTAAATTAACTATCAAATTGATTAATAGTTCATAAAAGAATATTCTTCTTTCTTTCCTTAAATAAAAGCTACAAAATTATCTAATATGATTAACACATATAGGACAATTAATGTTTTGGAATAATGAAGATTTGATAATAGTTTTTGTATCCTCCATCATTTTATTTAATTTATATTATTAAAACAATTAAAAAATCACATTAATCGTATAATAAAAATCTATATTTTTTTCTTATATATTATATTTTTATTTCTTAAAACGATTGTAAATTATTAAAACTGTTAAAAGTCTTAAAATGAAAACTTTGTGAACAATGGTTTACTTTTTTGTTATAGAAAAATACAAATGATCATAAAATCATATGAATGTGAAGTATCATTTAATAGATATTCATATTAAATAAATAAATATATATCACTTAAATTAACTATATACCATATAAAAACACATATATGTTCATTTTGAAATTTCACTGAAAAGGTATTGTGCCTGAATATTTATCTTTGAAATTTTCATTGAATTTCTTAAAACAATTATAAATTACTAAAACAATAAAAAAAAATCTCAGACTGAAAATTTTGTGATTAATGGTTTAATCTTTTTGTCACAAAAATATAAAAATGTTAATAAAATCATATGAGTAGGAATAATAAGTTTCAATTAAATATTCATATTAAAATATACTATATATCTATGTCAATATCATTTAAATATAATTATTTACCGTATAAAATAAATAAAATGATGTTTTGATTTATTTACTTTAATCTATGTGCTTGCTTCAGTTTAATTATATACAATTTTTTATTCGCTTCTCAATTATTCAAATATTTATTATTTGATAACACGTAAATGAACATAAAATATATAATAATATGTAAAAATAACTTGTATACATAATGTTTGTTCCCCACTATGTGCGGATCTTTGTTGATGTATTACAGTTGGAATTTTCTCTCAGTTGAAATTAAAACAAAGACAAAACAGATGTGGATTAACAGAAACGTTATCTTAAGCACATATATTGTAGATTTAAACACTTTTTGGACTTACGACACGATGTAATTGTTTGAGAAAAAACAAAGTTAACATGCAGCATTCATTAGTAACTAAAATTTATCCCGCGCATCC
It encodes:
- the LOC106315041 gene encoding LOW QUALITY PROTEIN: ran-binding protein 1 homolog c (The sequence of the model RefSeq protein was modified relative to this genomic sequence to represent the inferred CDS: inserted 1 base in 1 codon; substituted 1 base at 1 genomic stop codon): MASTEPEHEHREEDAEVHEAEDTGAQVAPIVRLEEVAVTTGEEDEDAVLDLRQSPHGNEKSCLWHATDFSXGELKDELFCIRFASIENCKTFMEKFTEIAESQQVGQRXQDDGDEAAGLLENLSAVDKKTEEKTKEKGEGESPAKEERETNKEEEEEKKTDVNT